A region of Pyxidicoccus parkwaysis DNA encodes the following proteins:
- a CDS encoding uracil-DNA glycosylase — translation MNDDLPDSSQELSAVLDEVRRHLLWQEEAAGRVLMVDAKAAAELQRSAPSLRSLLSRGNGTPEAAPARPAPAAVPRPSAVSTPVASVPRQASGPVGRTAPSVGASNSHAGTPMSSTGAPSGHPGAPSRPAATGPTAPPPSARAPASHPTLVGGAGMLLDVPQQAPRYAGPLPGTGDGGRPTLDEIRRELGDCQRCKLCRTRKNIVFGSGNPRAELVFVGEGPGENEDLQGVPFVGAAGELLTKMIEAMGFRRDDVYICNVVKCRPPGNRNPEPDEIAACEPFLRAQLAAIQPKVVVALGKFAAQTLLRDSTPITRMRGNWRTYEGIQLMPTFHPAYLLRSPAEKRKAWEDLQAVMKVLGKQPPGSRA, via the coding sequence GTGAACGACGACTTGCCCGACTCCTCGCAGGAACTGAGCGCCGTGTTGGACGAGGTGCGCCGTCACCTGCTCTGGCAGGAGGAGGCCGCCGGCCGCGTGCTGATGGTCGACGCGAAGGCGGCAGCCGAGCTCCAGCGCTCCGCGCCCTCGCTACGCTCGCTCCTGTCCCGAGGCAACGGGACGCCGGAGGCCGCCCCGGCACGTCCGGCCCCGGCTGCGGTTCCCCGTCCCAGCGCCGTCTCCACGCCCGTGGCGTCCGTGCCGCGTCAGGCCTCGGGCCCGGTGGGCCGCACCGCGCCCTCCGTGGGCGCATCGAACAGCCACGCCGGCACTCCGATGTCTTCCACGGGCGCGCCGAGCGGCCACCCCGGTGCGCCCTCGCGTCCCGCTGCCACGGGCCCCACCGCGCCACCACCGTCCGCTCGGGCCCCGGCCTCGCATCCCACGCTGGTGGGTGGCGCGGGCATGCTCCTCGACGTGCCTCAACAGGCGCCGCGCTACGCGGGCCCGCTGCCGGGCACGGGCGACGGTGGCCGCCCGACGCTCGACGAAATCCGCCGAGAGCTGGGCGACTGTCAGCGCTGCAAGCTGTGCCGCACGCGCAAGAACATCGTCTTCGGCTCCGGCAACCCGCGCGCGGAACTGGTCTTCGTCGGCGAGGGCCCCGGCGAGAACGAGGACCTGCAGGGCGTCCCCTTCGTCGGCGCGGCGGGTGAGCTGCTGACGAAGATGATTGAAGCGATGGGCTTCCGTCGCGACGACGTCTACATCTGCAACGTCGTGAAGTGCCGCCCGCCCGGCAACCGCAACCCGGAGCCGGATGAAATCGCGGCCTGCGAGCCCTTCCTGCGCGCGCAGCTCGCGGCCATCCAGCCGAAGGTGGTGGTGGCGCTCGGCAAGTTCGCTGCGCAGACGCTGCTGCGCGACAGCACGCCCATTACGCGCATGCGTGGCAACTGGCGCACGTACGAGGGCATTCAGCTCATGCCCACCTTCCACCCCGCGTACCTGCTGCGCAGTCCGGCGGAGAAGCGCAAGGCGTGGGAGGACCTGCAGGCGGTGATGAAGGTCCTCGGCAAGCAACCACCCGGCTCGCGCGCCTAG
- a CDS encoding alpha/beta hydrolase has product MKGTLETRELQSPALEANPLGDPARRRLTVYLPPGYGEGDKRYPVVYFLHAFGNSGGTWTNASGFGPTVPERMDALIESGAVPPAIGVFPDGWTSLGGSQWVNSDAIGRYRDYLAKDVVGFVDRTFRTLPKAASRAVVGHSSGGYGALVMGRYHPELFSHLGAHAADSYFEYCYLPDLPKAAASLLKSGGVEAWHSEFRKRVRETKMRGDDFPVVNTLAMAAAYSPKKGEPLNVELPFDAQTARLKLDVWNRWLVHDPVRFVPKFIDAFRKLKTVYLDCGTRDEFNIRWGTRMLAEDLKSASIELVHEEFEDGHSGVSYRFERSLSVLMPKLARD; this is encoded by the coding sequence ATGAAGGGAACGCTGGAGACGCGCGAGCTGCAATCGCCCGCGCTGGAGGCCAACCCGCTGGGCGACCCGGCCCGGCGCCGGCTCACCGTGTACCTGCCACCGGGCTACGGCGAGGGCGACAAGCGCTACCCCGTCGTCTACTTCCTGCACGCTTTCGGCAACAGCGGCGGTACGTGGACGAACGCCTCGGGCTTCGGCCCCACCGTGCCCGAGCGCATGGACGCGCTCATCGAGTCCGGCGCGGTGCCGCCCGCCATCGGCGTCTTCCCGGACGGGTGGACGTCGCTCGGTGGAAGCCAGTGGGTGAACAGCGACGCCATCGGCCGCTACCGCGACTACCTGGCCAAGGACGTGGTGGGCTTCGTGGACCGCACGTTCCGCACGCTGCCCAAGGCGGCCTCGCGCGCGGTGGTGGGCCACAGCTCCGGCGGCTACGGCGCGCTCGTCATGGGCCGCTACCACCCGGAGCTCTTCTCGCACCTGGGCGCGCACGCGGCGGATTCCTACTTCGAGTACTGCTACCTGCCGGACCTGCCCAAGGCAGCGGCCTCGCTGCTGAAGTCCGGCGGCGTGGAGGCGTGGCACTCCGAGTTCCGCAAGCGCGTGCGCGAGACGAAGATGCGCGGCGACGACTTCCCCGTGGTGAACACGCTGGCGATGGCGGCCGCGTACTCGCCGAAGAAGGGCGAGCCGCTCAACGTCGAGCTGCCCTTCGACGCGCAGACGGCCCGTCTCAAGCTGGACGTGTGGAACCGCTGGCTGGTGCACGACCCGGTGCGCTTCGTGCCCAAGTTCATCGACGCGTTCCGCAAGCTGAAGACCGTCTATCTGGACTGCGGCACCCGCGACGAGTTCAACATCCGCTGGGGCACGCGCATGCTCGCGGAGGACCTCAAGAGCGCCAGCATCGAGCTGGTGCACGAGGAGTTCGAGGACGGGCACTCCGGCGTGTCCTACCGCTTCGAGCGCTCGCTGTCCGTGCTGATGCCGAAGCTCGCGCGCGACTAG
- a CDS encoding L-erythro-3,5-diaminohexanoate dehydrogenase: MGIDLYGLSRVVGEKGVLPQRARKLDPSLPCREAEMLIDVESLNIDAASFKQIKGEVGGDPARIGARIQEIVRERGKMQNPVTGSGGMLIGRVKELGPKHPARELLKVGDRIATLVSLTLTPLVIEEVKAVHADIDRVDIRGHALLFASGIYAKLPSDMADTLALAALDVCGAPALVARHVRPGMTVAVLGAGKSGALCLAQARRNLESRGKLIALDVSQGALDMLSSIGLCDVALKVDATQGVDVMEAVSKATDGQLCDLVVNCASVGNTEMATILSVKDGGTAIFFSMATSFTAAALGAEGVGKDVTMIVGNGYVPNHAALTLDLLRTEPELLQLFATRYV; this comes from the coding sequence ATGGGCATCGACCTCTACGGGCTGTCGCGCGTCGTCGGAGAGAAGGGCGTGCTGCCGCAGCGCGCGCGGAAGCTGGACCCCTCGCTGCCGTGCCGCGAGGCGGAAATGCTCATCGACGTGGAGAGCCTCAACATCGACGCGGCCTCCTTCAAGCAGATCAAGGGCGAGGTGGGCGGAGACCCGGCACGCATCGGCGCGCGCATCCAGGAAATCGTCCGCGAGCGGGGGAAGATGCAGAACCCCGTGACGGGCTCGGGCGGAATGTTGATTGGCCGCGTGAAGGAACTGGGCCCCAAGCACCCCGCGCGCGAGCTGCTCAAGGTGGGCGACCGCATCGCCACGCTGGTGAGCCTCACGCTGACGCCGCTGGTGATTGAAGAGGTGAAGGCGGTGCACGCGGACATCGACCGCGTGGACATCCGCGGGCACGCGCTGCTGTTCGCCAGCGGCATCTACGCGAAGCTGCCCTCGGACATGGCGGATACGCTGGCGCTGGCGGCGCTGGACGTGTGCGGCGCGCCCGCGCTGGTGGCGCGCCACGTGCGGCCGGGCATGACGGTGGCGGTGCTGGGCGCGGGCAAGAGCGGCGCGCTGTGCCTCGCGCAGGCGCGGCGCAACCTGGAGAGCCGCGGCAAGCTGATTGCCCTCGACGTGTCGCAGGGCGCGCTGGACATGCTCTCGTCCATTGGCCTGTGCGACGTGGCGCTGAAGGTGGACGCGACGCAGGGCGTGGACGTGATGGAGGCGGTGAGCAAGGCGACGGACGGCCAGCTCTGCGACCTCGTCGTCAACTGCGCCAGCGTGGGCAACACGGAGATGGCCACCATCCTCTCCGTGAAGGACGGAGGCACGGCCATCTTCTTCTCCATGGCCACCAGCTTCACCGCCGCGGCGCTGGGCGCGGAGGGCGTGGGCAAGGACGTCACCATGATTGTGGGCAACGGCTACGTTCCCAATCACGCCGCGCTGACGTTGGACCTGCTGCGCACCGAGCCGGAGCTCCTCCAGCTCTTCGCCACGCGGTACGTCTGA
- a CDS encoding ankyrin repeat domain-containing protein: MVRKLLLGAIAVLVVTIVVLAASFLSLRSAPAPQGRMLATSEAERYLLEAARAGDVEIVTGLIKAGTPVEARDARGFSPLILAAYHGHTDTVRALLDAGADACAGDNRGNTALMGAAFKGYADIVALLNQQKCAVDQTNRFGQTALMFASLFGRKEVVEQLRKQGASPEVRDASGRSANDWAATQEPVAPVAPAPAQTSASAR, translated from the coding sequence ATGGTTCGCAAGCTGCTGCTCGGAGCAATTGCTGTGTTGGTGGTGACCATCGTCGTGCTCGCCGCGTCGTTCCTGTCCCTGCGCTCGGCGCCCGCGCCCCAGGGGCGGATGCTGGCCACGAGCGAAGCGGAGCGCTACCTGCTCGAGGCCGCTCGCGCGGGTGACGTGGAGATTGTCACGGGCCTCATCAAGGCCGGCACGCCGGTGGAGGCGCGGGACGCGCGAGGCTTCTCGCCGCTCATCCTCGCCGCGTACCACGGCCACACGGACACGGTGCGCGCGCTGCTCGATGCAGGAGCGGATGCGTGCGCGGGTGACAACCGGGGCAACACCGCGCTGATGGGCGCGGCGTTCAAGGGCTATGCGGACATCGTCGCGCTGCTCAACCAGCAGAAGTGCGCCGTGGACCAGACCAACCGCTTCGGCCAGACGGCGCTGATGTTCGCCTCGCTGTTCGGCCGCAAGGAGGTGGTGGAGCAGTTGCGCAAGCAGGGCGCCTCACCCGAGGTGCGCGACGCGAGCGGGCGCTCTGCCAATGACTGGGCGGCGACGCAGGAGCCCGTGGCTCCGGTCGCCCCCGCGCCGGCGCAGACGTCAGCTTCGGCACGGTGA